The proteins below are encoded in one region of Plutella xylostella chromosome 13, ilPluXylo3.1, whole genome shotgun sequence:
- the LOC105398015 gene encoding testis-specific serine/threonine-protein kinase 3 isoform X2, with translation MMTDFKTTPSEENTLSTKGYKLVKFVGEGAYAKVYLTEYITKDDFRKVSLACKIIETSKAPQEFVIKFLPREIDVLVRLNHPHLIHIHSIFQRKTKYYIFMRYTENGDLLGYILKNGCVSENQSRVWTRQLALGLQYLHELEIAHRDIKCQNVLLTANYNVKLSDFGFSRFCVDDDDQPILSETYCGSMSYAAPEILRGKPYSPKPTDLWSLGVVLFVMLNKSMPFDDTRLRKLYEQQMSKKYRFRSRIASIVSLECKAVVKRLLEPDAALRHSAAQLLAADWIAMDSRLTTLNAVEAAALKRAKDQRKKSISSQRDIPKRQGDNILDNGNRDSTFKNSEMIRSLANITARQKRTD, from the exons ATGATGACAGATTTTAAAACTACACCATCGGAAGAGAATACTTTATCGACGAAAGGGTACAAGTTAGTTAAATTTGTAGGCGAAGGCGCCTACGCCAAG GTGTATTTGACGGAATACATAACAAAGGACGACTTTAGGAAAGTGTCGCTCGCGTGCAAGATAATCGAAACATCTAAAGCACCTCAAGAGTTCGTCATCAAGTTCCTCCCTCGGGAGATCGACGTTCTAGTGCGACTGAACCACCCGCACCTCATCCACATACACAGCATCTTCCAACGGAAGACCAAGTACTACATTTTTATGCGATACACCGAGAACGGTGACCTACTGGGGTATATTCTTAAGAACGGTTGCGTTTCGGAGAATCAATCGCGAGTGTGGACGCGGCAGCTGGCGCTCGGGCTGCAATATCTCCACGAATTAGAAATCGCACATAGAGACATCAAGTGCCAAAACGTGTTACTAACAGCCAACTACAACGTCAAGCTATCTGACTTCGGCTTCTCTCGTTTCTGCGTTGACGACGACGACCAACCGATTCTGAGTGAGACGTATTGCGGGTCTATGTCCTACGCGGCGCCAGAGATCCTCCGAGGCAAGCCGTACTCGCCGAAGCCGACGGACCTGTGGTCTCTAGGCGTCGTGCTGTTTGTTATGCTCAACAAGTCGATGCCGTTTGACGACACGCGCCTGCGTAAGTTGTACGAGCAGCAGATGAGCAAGAAGTACCGGTTCAG GTCGCGCATCGCTAGTATAGTGTCGCTGGAGTGCAAGGCGGTGGTGAAGCGGCTGCTGGAGCCGGACGCGGCGCTGCGGCACTCGGCCGCGCAGCTCCTCGCCGCCGACTGGATTGCTATGGACAGTAGACTCACTA CTCTAAACGCAGTCGAGGCAGCAGCATTGAAACGCGCTAAGGATCAACGAAAGAAATCGATCTCAAGTCAACGGGACATACCGAAACGACAAGGGGATAATATACTTGACAACGGCAACCGAGACTCTACTTTTAAG AATAGTGAAATGATAAGATCTTTAGCGAATATAACTGCAAGACAAAAGAGAACGGAttag
- the LOC105398015 gene encoding testis-specific serine/threonine-protein kinase 1 isoform X1 encodes MSKLLLTDSETDTLRSRGFRMLKKLNEGAFAKVYRSEYRKSPNHKKITLACKVMDVAVAPLDFVDKFLPREIEALTTLSHPHLVHTHSIFFRGTKYFIFMRFMEHGDLLDFILEKGVVTEDQARIWMRQLLLGLQYMHLLEVAHRDIKCENALLTSNKNVKLSDFGFARICVNYDFQEVLSETFCGSLAYTAPEILSGEPYFPKPTDLWSMGVVMYVMLNRALPFRNWTVEGLYEAQMENNWRWKQQHAKNVSRVGRDFLRAMMDPDPDTRWNVDRLVDSTWIKMDMRLRVWTPQEIAAYRKARAERNRIRGVLHMEETDTSPFSDSKMHESTYTESDINSPSTSGASQMTRPDLYMTSDETAEQTQDKSTETQNHVPR; translated from the exons ATGAGTAAATTACTATTAACAGATTCCGAAACTGATACCTTACGATCCCGTGGGTTCCGCATGCTGAAGAAACTTAATGAGGGGGCTTTTGCCAAA GTATATCGTTCCGAGTACAGAAAGTCGCCAAACCATAAGAAGATTACGTTGGCTTGCAAAGTGATGGACGTTGCAGTGGCGCCCCTAGACTTTGTGGACAAGTTTCTGCCGAGAGAGATAGAGGCGTTGACAACCCTCAGCCACCCTCACTTGGTGCACACCCACAGCATATTCTTCAGAGGAACTAAATACTTCATCTTCATGAGGTTTATGGAACACGGGGATCTTTTGGACTTTATACTAGAGAAGGGAGTCGTGACAGAAGACCAGGCTAGAATTTGGATGCGCCAGCTGCTTTTAGGCCTCCAATACATGCACTTGTTGGAAGTAGCCCACAGGGATATAAAGTGCGAGAACGCTCTCCTAACATCGAATAAGAACGTGAAGCTGTCAGACTTTGGGTTCGCCCGTATTTGCGTCAACTACGACTTTCAAGAGGTGTTGAGTGAGACTTTTTGCGGGTCTTTAGCGTACACTGCGCCTGAGATCTTATCGGGCGAGCCATACTTCCCGAAGCCAACCGACTTGTGGTCTATGGGTGTAGTCATGTATGTGATGTTAAACCGTGCGTTGCCGTTCCGTAATTGGACAGTGGAAGGTCTTTACGAGGCTCAAATGGAGAACAACTGGCGGTGGAAGCAGCAGCATGCGAAGAATGTGTCTCGAGTTGGTCGAGACTTCCTCAGAGCCATGATGGACCCGGATCCGGACACACGGTGGAACGTGGACCGGCTGGTCGACAGCACGTGGATCAAGATGGATATGCGGCTTAGAG TCTGGACCCCTCAAGAGATAGCAGCCTACAGGAAGGCTCGCGCGGAGAGGAACCGGATACGCGGCGTGCTGCATATGGAGGAGACCGACACTTCGCCCTTCTCCGACTCCAAGATGCATGAGAGCACTTATACAGAG TCGGACATTAATTCGCCGTCGACTTCGGGTGCGTCTCAAATGACGCGGCCCGACCTCTACATGACCTCGGACGAAACCGCAGAGCAAACACAAGACAAAAGCACAGAGACACAAAATCATGTGCCGAGATGA
- the LOC105398017 gene encoding testis-specific serine/threonine-protein kinase 6, which produces MGGGDNKLEVTTTQSDIKILREQGFTLEKVVGEGSYAKVYKSTHIIDETRHVVVACKVIDTAQAHRDYLNKFLPRELDILIRIHHPHIVHVSCIFQRRSKYFIFLRFAEKGDLLDFLAANGAIPENQSRLWMRQIMSALNYMHAMNVAHRDLKCENILITVNFNVLITDFGFARSVKQRDKDVLSETYCGSLSYAAPEVLKGVPYLPKMADVWSIGIIMYTMLNKALPFNETSVKKLYEKQLMRKWKFRSSIVSQLSNECKQLVTSLLEPEGKVRPTAGDVLKGAWISMDPRLTKSTPMEESLLKQAEEKQREGDEDQEAERMAEIRRKARGKEGLKILKNPDTNYMKSTPLFDDKENKN; this is translated from the exons ATGGGCGGTGGAGACAATAAGCTAGAAGTAACCACCACCCAGTCTGATATCAAGATTCTCAGGGAACAAGGGTTCACATTAGAAAAAGTGGTTGGAGAAGGATCTTATGCTAAG GTGTACAAATCAACGCACATAATCGACGAGACCCGGCACGTAGTCGTCGCGTGTAAGGTCATCGACACTGCGCAGGCGCATCGCGACTACCTCAACAAGTTTCTACCTCGCGAACTGGACATCCTTATCCGCATCCACCATCCACACATCGTCCACGTCTCCTGCATCTTCCAGAGACGCTCCAAGTACTTCATCTTCCTCCGATTCGCCGAGAAAGGAGACCTGCTAGACTTTTTAGCCGCAAATGGCGCGATCCCCGAAAACCAGAGCCGACTGTGGATGAGACAGATCATGTCGGCGTTGAACTATATGCATGCTATGAACGTCGCGCACAGGGATTTGAAATGCGAGAATATTTTGATAACAGTCAACTTTAACGTATTGATAACTGACTTTGGATTCGCGCGCTCAGTCAAACAGCGCGATAAAGATGTTCTCAGTGAGACGTACTGTGGGTCTCTGTCGTACGCCGCTCCGGAAGTGTTGAAAGGTGTTCCGTATTTGCCTAAAATGGCCGACGTATGGTCTATAGGAATCATAATGTATACTATGTTGAATAAAGCGTTGCCTTTCAACGAAACCTCTGTTAAGAAGCTATATGAAAAACAg TTGATGCGCAAATGGAAGTTTCGTTCCAGCATCGTGTCGCAACTATCCAACGAGTGCAAGCAGCTGGTGACGTCACTACTGGAACCTGAGGGGAAAGTGCGTCCCACTGCTGGCGATGTACTGAAGGGAGCGTGGATCTCTATGGACCCGAGACTTACTA AGAGCACCCCTATGGAAGAGAGCCTGTTGAAACAAGCAGAGGAGAAGCAACGCGAGGGAGATGAGGACCAGGAGGCGGAGCGCATGGCCGAGATCAGGCGCAAGGCACGCGGGAAAG AAGGCCTCAAAATATTGAAGAACCCAGACACTAACTACATGAAGTCAACTCCACTATTCGATGATAAAGAAAACAAGAATTAA